The Longimicrobiales bacterium genome contains a region encoding:
- a CDS encoding GNAT family N-acetyltransferase: protein MVRYEVNGPVDEQEVDQLFSAVWPNHAPRSLADMLDVSLTYAVAYPDDTLGGFVRVLECGRVRGFAIGSTAHPDAGDGVGTALFNEAAAVAKEKGLKQLHVELPSKMRCFCGRAGFRHTAAGRHKC, encoded by the coding sequence ATGGTACGCTACGAAGTGAATGGCCCCGTCGACGAGCAGGAGGTCGATCAACTCTTCTCCGCGGTTTGGCCCAATCATGCGCCTAGGAGTTTGGCGGACATGCTCGACGTGAGTTTGACCTACGCCGTGGCCTACCCCGATGACACTTTGGGCGGATTCGTACGAGTCTTGGAGTGCGGGCGTGTGCGCGGATTCGCGATTGGCTCCACGGCGCATCCTGACGCGGGAGATGGCGTAGGCACGGCGTTGTTCAACGAGGCCGCAGCTGTGGCGAAGGAAAAGGGATTGAAGCAGCTACACGTCGAACTTCCGTCGAAGATGAGGTGTTTCTGCGGCCGGGCAGGCTTTCGGCACACCGCTGCGGGGCGCCACAAATGTTGA
- a CDS encoding amidohydrolase family protein has product MALAIPALAESQAPDPQPGTTAIMGGVLWDGTADVARPNPGILIQNGTILRLGVAPAEVGAATVVLLEDDQFIMPGLFDLHAHYAVDLFGEGRVDDYTVNPVLFLANGVTSTFPAGEIDPDEARRGRARIASGEMPGPRIYSSGPYWGSARPGWSHEAMTPDSIRKEATYWALNGARGFKAKGIRPEQLEVLIDVAHAHGLTVTGHLDSGFRNSVNPRDAIYMGIDRIEHFMGGDAFVGTQSAYASLESFDLDDPETLDRIEAQTKLFVAQGAYFDATLSAYDYWAGKDAEVYDYWEDERGFLTPYARAEVESRLPRNPMGQFERIYYMKRRTIKLFYDFGGGDNISLGTDHPSWGEWWSGFGVHRELQSMVLAGLPNAAALRVGTINSARAFGVDERLGTIEQGKYADLIVIDGNPLEEITDTRRVTWVMIRGDGYYTEPLFESVRGKMGPASEADADGWKGNLRFGR; this is encoded by the coding sequence ATGGCACTCGCGATTCCAGCACTAGCTGAATCCCAGGCTCCTGATCCACAGCCCGGAACTACCGCGATCATGGGTGGCGTGCTATGGGATGGCACCGCCGATGTGGCCCGCCCGAACCCCGGGATCCTCATCCAGAACGGGACGATCCTGCGGCTCGGCGTCGCACCTGCCGAAGTTGGTGCCGCGACCGTCGTGCTCCTTGAGGACGACCAGTTCATTATGCCGGGCCTCTTCGATCTGCATGCACACTACGCGGTCGACCTATTCGGAGAAGGCCGGGTCGATGACTACACTGTGAACCCGGTCCTCTTTCTCGCGAACGGAGTGACCTCGACCTTTCCGGCGGGAGAGATCGACCCAGATGAGGCGCGCCGCGGCCGTGCCCGCATTGCGAGTGGTGAAATGCCAGGGCCGCGCATCTACAGCTCGGGACCGTATTGGGGCTCAGCTCGTCCAGGCTGGAGTCACGAAGCGATGACTCCTGATTCGATCAGGAAGGAAGCGACGTACTGGGCGTTGAACGGAGCCCGCGGTTTCAAGGCCAAGGGGATCCGGCCGGAACAGCTCGAGGTCCTCATTGACGTTGCCCACGCGCATGGACTCACGGTGACGGGCCACCTCGACTCTGGATTCCGGAATAGCGTCAATCCGCGAGATGCCATCTACATGGGCATCGATCGGATCGAACACTTCATGGGTGGCGACGCTTTTGTGGGTACGCAGTCTGCGTACGCGTCGCTTGAGTCGTTTGATCTGGACGACCCCGAGACCCTCGACCGGATCGAAGCGCAGACGAAGTTGTTCGTGGCCCAGGGCGCCTACTTCGACGCGACCCTCAGCGCCTATGACTACTGGGCAGGGAAGGACGCGGAGGTTTACGACTATTGGGAGGACGAGCGCGGCTTCCTGACCCCTTACGCGCGCGCAGAAGTAGAGTCGCGGCTCCCACGAAACCCGATGGGGCAGTTCGAACGCATTTACTACATGAAGCGCCGGACCATCAAACTCTTCTACGACTTCGGCGGCGGCGACAACATCTCGCTTGGCACGGACCACCCGAGTTGGGGAGAATGGTGGAGTGGTTTCGGTGTGCACCGAGAGCTCCAGTCGATGGTCCTAGCCGGCCTCCCGAATGCGGCTGCTCTCAGGGTCGGCACGATCAACTCTGCTCGCGCTTTCGGTGTTGACGAACGACTCGGCACGATCGAGCAGGGCAAGTATGCAGACCTGATCGTGATTGACGGGAATCCCCTCGAAGAGATCACGGATACGCGACGCGTTACGTGGGTCATGATCCGGGGAGACGGGTACTACACCGAGCCGTTGTTCGAGTCCGTCCGAGGGAAGATGGGACCCGCCAGCGAGGCAGACGCGGACGGGTGGAAGGGGAATCTCCGCTTCGGCCGCTAG
- the soxC gene encoding sulfite dehydrogenase, whose amino-acid sequence MTPKHRPGLSRRAWLTTTSGVIAAGLLKTQADAVKLVAQEAPSSADDPTRVPGRLVSELGSRAPAERPRRLMRNQALSSSSRTPLQDLHGTITPADLHFERHHGGVPNIVAENHELLIHGMVDRPLVFSMADLKRFPQTSRICFVECSGNGGGAYNRERMPTEITPQALDGLLSTSEWTGVMLSTVLREVGVQDGASWLLAEGSDSAVMSRSVPLEKGLDDAMLVYAQNGEAIRPEQGYPLRLLLPGWEGNTQVKWLRRLEVADRPTMTRDETSRYTDPLQDGTARQFSFVMDAKSVITFPSFPYTLPEAGWWEIKGLAWTGRGRITRVEVSTDSGDSWQDAELQEPVLSKSTVRFRHLWDWDGDETVILSRATDETGYVQPTVQQLWEARGERTTYHQNHQRAWKIGADGAVTFGLGDLV is encoded by the coding sequence ATGACACCCAAGCACCGCCCCGGTCTGTCCAGACGAGCCTGGCTCACCACGACCTCAGGGGTCATCGCTGCAGGTCTCCTGAAAACCCAAGCCGATGCCGTAAAGCTGGTTGCGCAGGAGGCTCCGTCTTCCGCAGACGATCCTACCAGGGTTCCGGGACGTTTGGTGTCTGAGTTGGGGAGTAGGGCTCCGGCTGAGCGGCCGCGCAGGCTGATGCGCAACCAGGCGCTGTCGAGTTCGTCCCGGACGCCACTCCAGGATCTCCACGGGACGATCACCCCGGCGGACCTCCATTTCGAACGGCATCATGGCGGCGTGCCGAACATCGTTGCAGAGAACCACGAGCTGCTCATCCACGGCATGGTGGACCGCCCGTTGGTCTTCAGCATGGCGGACCTCAAGCGATTTCCACAGACGTCGCGAATCTGCTTCGTCGAGTGTTCCGGAAACGGTGGCGGAGCCTACAACCGTGAGCGTATGCCCACGGAGATCACTCCGCAGGCGCTGGACGGGCTTCTCAGCACGAGCGAGTGGACGGGTGTGATGCTGTCCACCGTGTTACGCGAGGTAGGCGTCCAAGACGGAGCGAGTTGGCTCCTTGCCGAAGGGAGTGACTCGGCGGTGATGTCCCGGAGCGTGCCGCTGGAGAAGGGCCTGGATGACGCGATGCTCGTCTACGCACAAAACGGCGAGGCGATCCGGCCAGAGCAAGGATATCCGCTTCGGCTGCTGCTCCCTGGTTGGGAAGGCAATACGCAAGTGAAATGGCTGCGCAGGCTCGAGGTCGCCGACCGACCCACGATGACGCGCGACGAGACGTCCCGATACACGGATCCGCTGCAGGACGGGACGGCGCGGCAGTTCAGTTTTGTGATGGACGCCAAGTCCGTGATCACGTTCCCGTCGTTCCCGTACACGCTGCCTGAAGCTGGGTGGTGGGAGATCAAGGGACTCGCGTGGACGGGACGTGGGCGTATCACCAGAGTGGAAGTGAGCACGGACAGCGGGGACAGTTGGCAGGACGCCGAACTTCAAGAGCCCGTTCTGTCCAAGTCTACGGTCCGTTTTCGGCATCTCTGGGACTGGGACGGCGACGAGACGGTCATCCTGAGCCGAGCGACGGATGAAACCGGATACGTGCAGCCCACGGTACAGCAGCTTTGGGAGGCACGGGGCGAGCGCACCACGTATCACCAGAATCACCAGAGAGCGTGGAAGATCGGCGCAGACGGTGCGGTCACGTTTGGCCTAGGAGATCTGGTATGA
- a CDS encoding tetratricopeptide repeat protein — MRRRIPFVALVLVMAPTVTLAQDGPDLPAGFDEPMPLHHDGRGLGPFSRTITTSSDQAQLYFDQGIQLVYAFDPGLGARSFREAWKLDPNCAMCYFGEAWAWGPYLNGPMTTPDAPRAHAAISKAMDVRDGNTTPVERAMIEAMAERYEAEHDGDRRRTLDEAWAESVNTLYEAYPNDLDIGFLAGESLMLLEPRRGRWDIEKVSIQRIHRVLEDVLSKDITHPGACHLYIHSTEPTVQPEKAEGCAAYLGQSIPGASHIQHMPSHTFNRVGRWAESVVGNTQAWHSDMKAATGEGFAIYPSHNLHMLLFAASNGGQGAVAIQAAKEYAKIQQGGQFYQSLTMMRFGRFEDLIALDGAPDGGVFEGLWNAGKGYAHLRMGDEGTARWYLHLVKQGIEDAPENASFRGHTVAQLLGITGGILEGEIMRANGDLDGAIAIFQAASELERGLRYDEPEPLPFSVRQWLGDALWEAGRHDEAIEAFRDELVAHPHNGWSLFGLERSLRAIGDDAEADEVLAERLASWERTDVYLRSPIY, encoded by the coding sequence ATGCGCCGACGTATACCGTTCGTGGCTCTCGTTCTCGTGATGGCTCCCACCGTGACCCTCGCCCAAGACGGTCCCGACCTCCCGGCAGGCTTTGACGAGCCGATGCCGCTGCACCACGATGGCCGGGGATTGGGACCCTTCTCTCGAACGATCACGACGTCTTCCGATCAGGCTCAGTTGTATTTCGACCAAGGCATTCAGCTGGTGTACGCCTTCGATCCTGGCCTGGGTGCTCGGTCGTTCCGCGAGGCATGGAAGCTCGATCCGAACTGCGCAATGTGCTACTTCGGTGAAGCTTGGGCCTGGGGTCCATATCTAAACGGACCGATGACAACGCCTGACGCGCCCCGGGCCCACGCCGCCATCTCAAAGGCGATGGACGTACGAGACGGGAACACGACCCCGGTGGAACGGGCCATGATCGAGGCGATGGCCGAGCGTTATGAAGCCGAACACGATGGGGATCGCCGCCGCACACTCGACGAAGCCTGGGCCGAGAGCGTGAACACACTTTACGAGGCCTACCCGAACGATCTGGACATCGGGTTCCTGGCAGGCGAGTCCCTCATGCTCCTCGAGCCACGCCGCGGCAGGTGGGACATCGAAAAGGTGTCCATCCAACGGATTCACCGGGTACTCGAAGACGTCCTGTCCAAGGACATCACCCACCCGGGAGCCTGCCACCTCTACATCCACTCGACCGAGCCGACGGTACAGCCCGAGAAGGCGGAAGGGTGTGCAGCGTACCTAGGTCAGTCGATCCCGGGCGCGAGCCACATCCAACACATGCCGTCCCATACGTTCAACCGGGTGGGGCGCTGGGCCGAATCGGTTGTGGGGAATACGCAGGCATGGCATTCGGACATGAAGGCGGCCACCGGCGAAGGCTTCGCGATCTACCCGTCCCACAACCTGCACATGCTGCTTTTCGCCGCATCGAACGGAGGCCAGGGCGCCGTCGCGATCCAGGCCGCCAAGGAATACGCCAAGATCCAGCAAGGCGGACAGTTCTATCAGTCCCTGACGATGATGCGTTTCGGACGCTTTGAGGACCTCATTGCCTTGGACGGGGCCCCTGACGGGGGAGTCTTCGAGGGCCTGTGGAACGCCGGGAAGGGGTATGCCCACCTGCGTATGGGTGACGAAGGCACGGCCCGGTGGTACTTGCATCTCGTGAAGCAGGGGATCGAAGACGCCCCAGAAAACGCGTCCTTCCGAGGCCACACTGTGGCTCAGCTGCTCGGGATCACAGGCGGTATCCTGGAAGGCGAGATCATGCGTGCGAACGGTGATCTCGACGGGGCCATCGCGATCTTCCAGGCAGCTTCGGAGTTGGAGCGCGGTCTCCGATACGACGAACCAGAACCCCTTCCCTTTTCGGTTCGCCAGTGGCTCGGCGACGCATTATGGGAGGCAGGACGCCACGACGAGGCCATCGAAGCCTTCAGGGATGAACTGGTCGCGCACCCGCACAACGGCTGGTCGCTGTTCGGGCTCGAGCGGTCACTTAGAGCGATCGGGGACGACGCTGAGGCCGACGAAGTGCTCGCCGAGCGGCTGGCCTCTTGGGAGCGGACCGATGTCTACCTCAGGTCGCCGATCTACTAA